TGCAAGTGCGTTTTCGTTTCACCGATATACCGCGACCGACGCAGGCCGAAGGATCGCACTCCCTGGGATGACCTGCCCCCTTCAAACGAGTCCGGCCTCGATGTGATCATCGCGATTTTGACGTGCCCCCGGGAAAGTGGACCATCGCATTCGCGAGTTCGGATACGATGAGGCTCCCTCGATAAGGAGCCTTGAACCATGAGGAAGTCGAAGTTCACCGAGGAGCAGATCGTCTTCGCCTTGAGGCAGGCCGAGGCCGGCCTGGGCGTCGAGGAGACGTGTCGTAAGCTCGGAGTCAGTCAGGCCACGTTCTTCCGATGGAAGGCGAAGTACGGCGAGCTCGGGACGCCCGAGTTGCGGCGGCTGCGCCTCCTGGAGGAGGAGAACCAGAAGCTCAAGCAGCTGGTGGCCGACCTGAGCCTCGACAAGCGGATGCTGCAGGACGTCCTGGCAAAAAAATCCTGAGCCCGCCGCAGCGGAGGAAGGCCGTGGCGGACCTGACGGTCCGCTACGGCGTGAGCGTGCGGCGGGCTTGCGAGGCGACCGGCTTCCCTCGCGCGACCCACAACTACAAGGCCCGTCGCGCGTCGCAGGAGCCCTTGAGGATGCGCCTCCGCGAGTTGGCGACGGATCGGGTCCGCTATGGATATCGCCGCCTGCACGTCCTGCTCCTGCGCGAGGGCTGGTCCGTCAACGTCAAGCGGGTCTATCGCCTCTACGGCCTGGAGCGATTGACGTTGCGGCGGAAGAATCCGAGGCGTCGGGTGAGCTCTCGCCATCGCGACGACCGACCGGTCGTCGACGGGGCGGACCAGGCCTGGGCGATGGACTTCATGAGCGACGCACTCGCAGACGGGCGCAAGCTCCGCGTGCTCACCGTGATCGACGTGTTCACCCGCGAGAGCCTGGCCGTCCGCGTGGGCGTGCGGTTCACCTCGGGGCAGGTCGCCGAGGTCCTGGCGGAGGTCGCGGCCGGTCGGGGGACGCCCCGCGAACTCCGGGTCGACAACGGCCCGGAGTTCACGGGGCGGATGCTGGACCTGTGGGCGCACCTCAACGGAGTGACGCTGGATTTCAGCCGCCCCGGCAAGCCGACGGACAACGGGTTCATCGAGTCGTTCAACGGGCGGGTCCGTGAGGAGTGCCTGAATCAGGGCTCCTTCACCAGCCTGGAAGACGCCCGCGAGAGGGTGGAATCCTGGCGGGTCGAGTACAATGAACGCCGCCCCCACAGCGCCCTGGGTTACCTGGCCCCCGGGGAATTCGCAGCAACGCAGGCCGGCATGAACAAGGCCTCATCGGGCCGAAAAACTCTCGTTTAGCCGGTCCAGCTTCCCGGGGCGCCTCAATCGTATCCGAGTTCTCGAATGCGATGGTCCACTTTCCTGGGGGCACGTCAATTCCGGGAGAACCGTTTTCTCACCGGCCATCACACGTGCTCCGACGCGAACCACTACCGACTACCGACAGAGCGATCCAACCCAGCCGTCAGGATCGGCGGTACCAAGAGACAAGGCCCAGAAGAAAGCACACGCGGCTGTGGAAGAAACTCTCAGCTCGGCTTCCGGTCCGAAGAGCGTGGCGAGCTGGGAGGCGGCATTGCTTCGCTTTGGACCGACGAGGAGATGAGACTTGCTGATGGCACCCGCCACGACTTCACGAAACTTCGGATCCATCCCCGCGACGAACCCTGCGAACAGGCGATTCCATGCATCCGCGGTCGACTGGTCGGGTACCTGAGTCAGGACGAACTCCAGCGTGGCGGTGGCACTGTGGCTCGTGTACGAGAACCTGAGTTCATCCAGCTGCACCGAGGCGACAGCCTTGTGGCGTCCGTAGTCGATCCCTTCAACAACGAGCCGCTGCGTCCCTTGCTGAACTACATGTCGAAATCCATTATTCAGTTTGTCGCTCATATTCTCACCCTGTTGTGTTGCAAGCCTGTCACGGGGGTCGCCCGCCCAACCTTAACTAGACGAGCGAAATGTCGTTGAAAGTTGCGACAGTTTCATCGTTTAATCCGGGGTTGCCCAGTTTAGTGATTACTTTGTTGTCCGAGATCTCGCCCGGCTCTCATGAACACGCATTCGACATGTGCCGCCTCCCCGCGTCAACGGAAAAACGGCGAGATCCGGAGCGGTTGGCAAGCCGGATTCCCGACCGGACGCACCGACGGCCCTCCGCACTGCTTACATCGGGCACTTATCTACGTTCCGGTTGACTTACCAAACGGCCGCTTTCAGGACGGTCAGTCGGAACGCCAACAAGAGAGGCACCCCGGTCTCCCCGATCCTAGACATGGGTATTCGGCCCGAGTCTAATCATGTTTGGGAGACTCGGGCGAGGTCGCAAACGGCGGGGTCAACGCTCATCCGAGTAATCCTGAAAGAGTCTGTAGGCGTGGTTTCATCCGCTTGGTCGACCGACTCAAGGGCCTGGGGGACTCGGGACTGGGCAAATTGAGGGGGGCTCCGAGATGTCCATCTTGAGAACGAAGTGCCTTGACGCGGCAGCGCCCGGCCCCGCGTTACTCGCGGTCATCCTGACGTCGATCGGACTGGCCGGATCGTCACGTGGCGAGGATCTGTTCGCGCCGAACCTCAAGGTCACCTACCGCCTAGTGCCCCACGGCGACGCTCTGGCGGCGGAGCTCACGCGGTACCCCGAGCCCAGATCTCCGGCGCACCGGATCCGGCTCCCCGCGGCCGACCAGATCGCAAGCCTCGAGCCCGGCGACCGGATCCTGGCCCTGGACAACCGGCCTATTCGCTCCGAGGCCGACGTGCGCAGCGGCGTCGGTGCGGCGAAGATCCGGTTCATCGACGGCCGCACTGGCGAGGCCCTCGTCGGCACAGTGGACCTTCCCCGAGTGGTGTGGCCTCCGGAGCCCCCGCCCCGCCTCTTCCCCGAAGGCTCATCAAAATGGCCCCCCGAGAAGGAGCCCCGACTGGGGGTCGAGCTGAGCGACACCTGGTACCCCTGGCCCTTTAGGCATGATGATTACTCATTCGAGGGAATGGTTGTGCTGCGGTCGCCGGAGGGGAGGTCCCCAGCTCGCCGAGTCCGGCTCGAGGACGGGAAGATCGTCGCGCTCAAGCCTGGCGATCTCATCCTCTCGATGAACGAACGGGCCAATCCGACCATCGAGAACTTGGCCATGATCCCCGAAGGCGACGCGCCCCTCTCCCTTCTGGATGTTGAGACGGGCCAGCTCGTCCGAGGGTCGGTCCGGCTCGACGCCAAGGTGCCGGCCCGGGAGAGGCCAGGTGCCGGGGATGGTGAAGCCAAAGACCCGGGGGAAGCCCCGGCCGCGTTGGCCCGGAGCCAGCCGGAGCTCCGCGCGATTGTCGCCGAGGAGGTCCGGACGGGCGGCATCCGCGTGAGAGCCCCAAGCTTCTCGAGCGATGGCCCGTATCTCCTCTGGGATTTCGGGCCGTGTTACACCGCGGAACCACTCGACGAGACGACCAAGTGGCAGGTGTGGATCGAGGGTTTTCGCCAGGGGACGGCAGAACCGATGCGTTCCGAATGGGAGCCCATCCTGGGGCGGGCGGAGGGCGTGCTCGGCCGGGAGATGGAACGTCGAAATCGGGCAGGGCCCCTCCCATCCACAGTGGACAGGGATTTCCGGCGTGCGATGTTATATGTCTTGCTAGACGGCTTGGGCGCTTCGATGAGGACCCAGGGCACGCGGTTCCCGCCGTATCATGTCCCGCCGTCGGGCGGGGGGGGAGGGACCGGGCTTTTGCGGGTGAACTTGACCACGCGGACCGGGACGGGGACCATCCACTACATGAACCGGCTCCACTGGCGAATAATCACCGAAAGCCAGAAGCGGGAGCCCAAGCCCGGCGAGTGGATGACGTGTCGAGCGGGTGACGGAGTCTCTCTGGCCGGTTGGTACGCCTACTTCGTCGAGTATCCCGAGGGGAAGAAGTCGGCGATCCGGCGGGACCTTCACATTCGGCGAGATGGAGCCGTGACTGTGGATTGAGCGCAGAGGGGGCGTGTCGGAGGATGATGCGCAACCTCTCTCGTGCCTAGGCCTCGGCGGATACATCGGCGGGTGTCAACCTCCCGGCTCGCCTTCCGCTGCTTGAGCCCTCGTTCCAGGTATCCGGACATGACCCCTCCACTACCCAGACCCGGTCCCATCGGAGTCTTCTTCTCCTACGCCCACGAGGACGAGCTTCTCCTGAAGGAGTTGGTGAAGCACCTAGGGATCCTCAAGCGGCGTGGGGTCGTCCGCGCCTGGCACGACCGCGAAATCACCTCCGGGACGGAGTGGAAAGGGCAGATCGATCGTCACCTCGAGACCGCCGAGGTGGTCCTCCTGCTGGTCAGTTCCGACTTCGTCGCCTCCGATTATTGCTGGGACATCGAGATGGCGCGGGCCCTAAAGCGGCACGACCGGGGGGAGGCCCGCGTCATCCCGGTGATCCTGAGGTCCGTCGACAACTGGCAGGCCACTCCCTTCGGGAAGCTCAGGGCGGCTCCGACCGATGGTCGACCGGTGACCAACTGGCCCGATCGCGACGAGGCGTTCGCCGATGTTTCGCGCCACATCCGAAGGGCCGTGGAGGATCTCCGAAACCCCAGAGCCGGGCAAGGTATCGGGGACCCCGCGCCACCGGGCAGGAACGAAGGTTTCTCGGAACGGCCTGATGCGATCCGGCAGCCCCCCGACGGCGACGGCCCGCGGCTCCGAGGGCCTGCGGACGGGGTGGCGGCCTCTCGCAGTCGGTGGGTCGAGGTCTCGGCTTCCGTGGCGGTCCTGGTCGGACTACTCGCATTGGCATCGGCGTTGCGGGCCTCACCACCTTGGCCCGATGGCGGAATCATCTGGGTCTTATCGCTCGTGGGTGCAGCCCCGGCTTTCCTGGCCCGAGGTGCGGTAGGTCCGACAGGGTCGCGGCGGCTGTTCGTCGCCGCTGTGATCTTTGCCGTCGGGATGCTGCTCGGCTATGCAGCCTGCTGGAGCGCCTTTGTCTACGAGGCGAACCCAGATCCATCTCGGTTCACCTGGTATCGACCAGCACCGAAGCTGGTCGGTGGCTTTATCCTGAAGGCCGACGTCCACACCTTGATGGCCGAGAACGTCGGATTCAACGAGGAGGCCGCCCTCAGCGAGGCCGGCTGGGACCCGTTCCTGGTCTGGGAGCCGTGGACAGTCCGTCTGGCGCAATGGCTAGTGCTGACCTTCTGGCTCGCAGTCTGCGCGAGCCTCGTTCTGGCCGTCGCGACCTTCCCGTTCAAGACGGACCGGCCCTGACGGAGGGGCCAAACGTATCTCATTGATTGCACGAACGACTCGGCCGCCCAGTCGTACCAGCGCGGCCCCTCCGAGCCCGCCCCGGCGCCGAGCTTGCGCCAGGAGCGGGCCGGCAGGCGGTCGGCGATCGAGTCGACCCGGTCCCGCCACCGGCCGTCGAAGAGCATCTGGTCGCTCTTGACCGCCAGGACGTACGGCTGGCCCTTCGACTCCAGGGCCCGGCGGAAGTGCACGTCGTCGCCGTAGACCGCATCCCCGGTCACCCAGGCCGCCGCGACGCCGGCCTTCCACGCCCTCTCGAGCATCCGCTCGGCCAGCCGGGGCTTGGTGGCGACCTCGACCTCCTCCGGGATGCGGGCCTCCTTCCGCCGTTCGGCGTCGGCGGCCCAATCCTTGGGCAGGTACAGCTCGCGGTTCAGGAGGGCGTGACCCCCGCGGCCGGCGAAGGTGAGGAAGACGCCGACCTGACAGTTCTCGATCCGGCCGGCCGTCCCGGAGTGCTGCCGCTGCATGCCGGCGGACTTCGTCCCCTTGTTGAGGGTCCCCGTCTCGTCAACGATCAGGACGCCCTTCGGATCGGCCAGGCACTCGCGGACGTAGGCGACCAGGTCGTCGCGGATCCGATCGGCCTCCCACGGCCCGGCCCAGGAGGTGAGGTACTGGACGCCGTACGGCGACGGAACGCCGGCGTGCTCGGCGAGCTGCCAGCCATTCTTTCGCTCCACGCCCGAGAGCAGGCCGCGGAGGTATTCGACGGCCCGGCTCCGCGGCTCGGAGCGGGTGAAGCGGCGGGCCAGGCGCTCGCCCACGACGTCGAGTACCCCGGCCCAATCGCGTACCTCCTCGACCGTCGGCTATGCGGGCATGGCTCGGCCTCCATGCGCAACACGCTACACGGCAATGACTTCAATTGCAACTGTAGTACTAGGGCCTGTTGACTGTCCGGAGGCTGTTGCGGTAAAGGTTTAAGGCGGATCACGACCCAGGAGGGGGGCCGACGCCGCCATGCGATACCTGATCACGGACGAGACTTGGTCCGTCTTCGGCCCTATGGTCGAGAAGTGCCGCTCGAAGCTGGGCCCCGAGCCGGAGCTGCCCGACCGCATGTTCTTCGAGGCGGTCCTCTACTGGGCGAGGACCGGCATCCCCTGGCGCGACCTGCCGGCCGAGTTCGGGGCGTGGGACGCCGTCTACAACCGCTTGCGCCGCTGGATCCACTCGGGCCGGCTCAAGAAGCTGTTCGACCTGATGTCCGGGCGGACCGAGTGCGAGGACGCCCGGCGGCTGATGATCGACTCGACGATCGTCCGGGCCCATCAGCACGCCGCCGGGGCCGGGCGAAAAAAGGGGGGGCCGAGGCGCAGGCCCTCGGCCGGTCGCGCGGCGGCTTCTCGACCAAGGTGATCGCCGTGGCCTGCGACGAGGACGGCGTCGTCGCCCTGGACGTGGCCGAGGGTCAGAGGAACGACGCCCCTCTGGCGAAAGGCGTGTTGATCGAGGCCCACGACGCGGTCGGCGAGGTCGCCGAGGTGCTCGGCGACAAGGGGTTCGACTCCGACGCCGTCCGCGACGTCGTCCTGGACGACCTCGACGCCCTGCCGGTGATCCCCAACCGGAGGTGTCGCAAGGAGCCGTGGCCCTGGGACGACGAGATGAGGGAGATCTACAAGCAGAGGAACCGCGTCGAGCGGGCGTTCGCGAAAGCCAAGCAGTTCCGACGGTTCGCCACGAGATATGAGAAATTGAAGGACGTCTACCTCGGCGTCGCCCGCCTCGTCTTCGGATTCATCCACGTCCGGAAGCTCGCCCAATCCGTCAACAGGCCGTAGTGTTTCGCCACACCTGAGTTTGTGGTTTCCAGGACCGGGTACAGCCGCTTGAGCTTGACCCGGGCGTCCGCCGTCGCGAACTGCCAGTCGACCTTCACGGCGGCCGCGTTCCGGCCGGCCTCCCAGGCCGCCACCTCGAGCCTGAGCGAGCCCATGTCGGGGATGCGGCGGTCGAGGCACTGGCGGGCCAGGACCGACAACTCGCACTCCGCCACGTTCAGCCAGCTCCCATGCTTCGGCGTGTAGACGAACTCCAGTCGCCCCAGGATCCGCCGCGCCTCGGCCGGCTCGAACGCCTCGTACAGGGCCGCCGGCTTGTGGGTGCTCAGGTTATCGACCACGAGCGTGACCCGCTCCGCGTCCGCGTACCACTCGTCGGCGATCCGCTTCAGCAGCCGGGCGAAGTCGGCCTTGGTCTTCCGCTCGGTCACTTCCACGCGCCGCTCCCCCGCCAGCGGCTCGAAGGCCATGAACAGGTTGGCCGTCCCGTGCCGGACGTATTCGTAGTCCTCCTTGGCCGGACGCCTCGGGCGGACCGGGAGCGGCGGCCGGGCGTCGCCGATCAGCTGCTTGCCCCCCTCGTCGGCGCAGACCACCGGCCGCCTCGGGTCGTAGGGCCGGGCGTAGACCTCCAGCACGCCCTCCATCGCGCAGACGAACTCGGCGTTCGCCTTCGGCGGGATGACCCACTGCTGCTTCAGCCAGGGCTTGAGCGCGTTTTTTTCTAGGACGGTAGAGCCGGCTTGATCGGTAGTTTGCCATCGGTTCTCCTGGGGAAGCCCTCCAGGAGTCGACCGATGCCCAAGCCCAAGCGGACGCCACGACCGGCCCCCACTCGCACCGTCGAGCTGACGACCGCCACCCGCGTCTGCCCCGGGTGCGACCGGCCCCTCTGGGCCGCCTACAAGGGCCGCCGCGTCGTCGCCACCCTCGAGGGGCTCACCCGATTCGCCGTCCAGGTCCGACGCTGCCGCGATGCCGACTGCCCCCGCCACAACGTCTCGCTCCGGGCCGAAGCCGAGGGGGCCATCGCCCTGCCGCAGCAGGAGTTCGGCCTGGATGTCATCGCCCTGGTCGGTC
The DNA window shown above is from Paludisphaera mucosa and carries:
- a CDS encoding IS3 family transposase (programmed frameshift) — its product is MRKSKFTEEQIVFALRQAEAGLGVEETCRKLGVSQATFFRWKAKYGELGTPELRRLRLLEEENQKLKQLVADLSLDKRMLQDVLAKKFLSPPQRRKAVADLTVRYGVSVRRACEATGFPRATHNYKARRASQEPLRMRLRELATDRVRYGYRRLHVLLLREGWSVNVKRVYRLYGLERLTLRRKNPRRRVSSRHRDDRPVVDGADQAWAMDFMSDALADGRKLRVLTVIDVFTRESLAVRVGVRFTSGQVAEVLAEVAAGRGTPRELRVDNGPEFTGRMLDLWAHLNGVTLDFSRPGKPTDNGFIESFNGRVREECLNQGSFTSLEDARERVESWRVEYNERRPHSALGYLAPGEFAATQAGMNKASSGRKTLV
- a CDS encoding IS701 family transposase, coding for MGERLARRFTRSEPRSRAVEYLRGLLSGVERKNGWQLAEHAGVPSPYGVQYLTSWAGPWEADRIRDDLVAYVRECLADPKGVLIVDETGTLNKGTKSAGMQRQHSGTAGRIENCQVGVFLTFAGRGGHALLNRELYLPKDWAADAERRKEARIPEEVEVATKPRLAERMLERAWKAGVAAAWVTGDAVYGDDVHFRRALESKGQPYVLAVKSDQMLFDGRWRDRVDSIADRLPARSWRKLGAGAGSEGPRWYDWAAESFVQSMRYVWPLRQGRSVLNGKVATARTRLAQTASQKVSTSHCARRTVHGSQTRNGSQPASLRAASSLNPTFSAIKVWTSAFRIKPPTSFGAGRYQVNRDGSGFAS
- a CDS encoding IS5 family transposase encodes the protein MRGRPAADDRLDDRPGPSARRRGRAKKGGAEAQALGRSRGGFSTKVIAVACDEDGVVALDVAEGQRNDAPLAKGVLIEAHDAVGEVAEVLGDKGFDSDAVRDVVLDDLDALPVIPNRRCRKEPWPWDDEMREIYKQRNRVERAFAKAKQFRRFATRYEKLKDVYLGVARLVFGFIHVRKLAQSVNRP